From the genome of Anopheles moucheti chromosome 3, idAnoMoucSN_F20_07, whole genome shotgun sequence, one region includes:
- the LOC128304918 gene encoding insulin-like peptide receptor, whose translation MVPRLSNACLFWAAFLHCVLLLYVHGWDQSVRVSRDTPTADRENATQAFDNDTDDDDPRCTNVDIRNDLRRLAEIENCTVIRGFLQMVLLDRVPASEFEKYSFPKLREVTGYMLFFRVIHLTTLRRLFPQLAVIRGQQLIGNYALVFYYMENMTEVGLKNLIAIQRGFVYTLHCPQLCHLDTIDWAAITGVDNSTKNLNSLESPKSVCNKFEVCRFCEPKFCWGSETCQKFYKGYNFSGRIKCHAQCIGGCTGKLATQCNVCRSLKEGKTCVDQCSVDRLMFRPTKRCITKETCLSRGGLLFKDECVLECPAGYSTTNVDQEQADFSIHQCYPCRHRCPKVCDGTEIMYLSDADRTRGCTIINGTLHIRLTEDHPNLLDELRNGLGDIEEIMGILKVFRSNYISSLEFLPNLEIIHGQYTTDNSNFSLMVYENSNLQRLWNFEHKTSLRFLSGSMYFRNNELLCNAHIKLLRKIAEYNNASDTIDWNSNGYMQACHVQPFLARSEVLSSRNVTIYWSMHSPKTHYRVQGYLIYFIRTKVDKSPYEGRDVCSKFGWKMRYVALENVTIAGSFYAYNLTRLKPYTRYGFYVKAYYNESFNSATDLVGMSNMQYFKTAKDRPTSPLHVRTARKSENSITLSWQILESEKDMVVMYHVDVFIQPDEPAKFDQRNYCIHPHEPRPTLHDQSPAAEGCNEETCCCQEYEFERELEEDDEDDDELTAPDDFFNEQASIEDGGGRIGGRRKKRSTNGNTPDKFEMSMLKLLKEADTADEDHYARRARRETHDKIVFVNRVVALDFTSDNFEFTVPGLNAYTRYVFQLFACSTNDTAYCSAYSLYSDRTIPSPYADRLNVSIETEMFPLASDSAGAVNGTTTSMLIQTTYDDRVVLHFPEPTKVNGLTVAYRVEMEAINGTYLNRRGECFTRLQHEQNHHRFTLLNVSPGEYLVRAQAVSLAGPGPYSEWLVVRVLEPLPNTHASANTGLRDGLITLAVLFGLGVVLGLLYLCRHRICRLRRVTERDDKIPLAINDGNQINLDDGFVNCPLK comes from the exons atGGTACCACGGCTTAGTAAtgcgtgtttgttttgggCCGCGTTTTTGCATTGCGTACTGCTGCTGTATGTGCACGGGTGGGATCAGTCCGTGCGGGTGTCCCGCGATACGCCGACCGCCGATCGCGAAAATGCTACCCAAGCGTTCGATAACGacaccgatgatgatgatccacGGTGCACCAATGTGGACATACGCAACGATCTGCGCCGGTTGGCCGAGATCGAAAATTGCACCGTGATCAGGGGTTTCCTGCAGATGGTGCTGCTCGATCGTGTCCCGGCGTCGGAATTCGAAAAGTACAGCTTCCCAAAGCTAAG AGAGGTGACCGGATATATGCTCTTCTTTCGCGTCATCCATCTTACCACGCTGCGCCGACTGTTTCCCCAGCTGGCGGTCATCCGAGGACAGCAGTTGATCGGTAACTATGCGCTGGTGTTTTACTACATGGAAAACATGACCGAG GTTGGATTGAAAAACCTTATAGCCATACAGCGAGGATTCGTATATACGCTACACTGTCCGCAACTCTGCCATCTGGATACG ATCGATTGGGCAGCAATAACCGGGGTGGACAATAGTACGAAGAATCTCAACTCTTTAGAATCACCGAAATCCGTGTGCAACAAGTTTGAGGTGTGCCGATTCTGCGAGCCAAAGTTCTGCTGGGGAAGCGAAACGTGCCAAAAGTTCTACAAAGGATACAATTTTAGTG GTCGAATCAAATGTCACGCACAGTGTATTGGAGGCTGCACCGGCAAATTGGCAACGCAGTGCAACGTTTGTCGTAGCTTGAAAGAAGGCAAAACATGTGTGGACCAATGTTCCGTCGATAG GTTAATGTTCCGGCCGACGAAGCGCTGCATTACGAAGGAAACCTGTTTGAGTCGGGGTGGGTTGCTGTTTAAGGACGAGTGTGTGCTGGAGTGTCCGGCAGGATACAGCACGACCAACGTCGACCAAGAGCAGGCCGATTTTTCCATCCACCAGTGCTATCCGTGCCGGCATCGCTGTCCGAAGGTGTGCGACGGGACGGAAATCATGTACCTGTCCGATGCGGATCGTACGCGCGGCTGTACGATCATCAACGGGACGCTGCACATTCGGCTAACCGAGGACCATCCGAATCTGCTCGACGAGCTGCGCAACGGGCTCGGCGATATTGAGGAGATAATGGGCATACTGAAGGTGTTCCGGTCGAACTACATCTCATCGCTAGAGTTCCTGCCCAATCTGGAAATTATACACGGCCAATACACGACGGACAATTCCAACTTTTCGCTAATGGTGTACGAAAACAGCAACCTGCAGCGGTTGTGGAACTTTGAGCACAAAACCTCACTGCGGTTCCTTTCCGGCAGCATGTACTTCCGGAACAATGAGTTGCTGTGCAATGCGCACATTAAGCTGCTGCGCAAAATCGCCGAGTACAACAACGCGAGTGACACGATCGACTGGAACTCGAACGGGTATATGCAGGCGTGCCATGTGCAGCCGTTTCTCGCCCGGTCGGAGGTGCTGTCGAGCCGTAACGTGACGATTTACTGGTCGATGCACAGCCCGAAGACACACTACCGCGTGCAGGGCTACCTGATCTACTTCATTCGCACGAAGGTGGACAAATCGCCGTACGAGGGCCGGGACGTGTGCTCCAAGTTTGGGTGGAAAATGCGCTACGTAGCGCTGGAGAACGTCACCATCGCGGGCAGCTTCTATGCGTACAACCTGACCCGGCTGAAACCGTACACCCGGTACGGGTTCTACGTGAAGGCGTACTACAACGAATCGTTCAACAGTGCCACCGATCTGGTCGGGATGTCCAACATGCAGTACTTTAAGACGGCAAAGGATCGGCCAACCTCACCGCTGCACGTTCGCACGGCCAGAAAGAGTGAAAACTCGATCACGCTCTCCTGGCAGATACTGGAGTCGGAGAAGGACATGGTTGTGATGTACCACGTGGATGTGTTCATACAGCCGGACGAACCGGCCAAGTTCGATCAGCGGAACTACTGCATCCATCCGCACGAACCGCGCCCCACACTCCACGATCAGTCACCGGCCGCTGAAGGTTGCAACGAGGAAACGTGCTGCTGCCAGGAGTACGAGTTCGAGCGGGAACTGGAAGAGGATGACGAGGACGATGACGAGCTAACCGCACCGGATGATTTCTTCAACGAACAGGCGTCCATCGAGGACGGTGGTGGACGTATCGGGGGACGTAGAAAGAAACGTTCCACCAACGGCAATACGCCGGACAAGTTCGAGATGAGTATGCTCAAGCTGCTAAAAGAGGCCGACACCGCCGACGAAGATCATTATGCGCGGCGTGCGCGCCGCGAAACGCACGATAAGATAGTGTTTGTGAATCGCGTTGTCGCGCTCGACTTCACGTCGGACAACTTCGAGTTTACGGTGCCGGGGCTGAATGCCTACACGCGGTACGTTTTCCAGCTGTTTGCCTGCAGTACGAACGATACAGCTTACTGTAGCGCGTACAGCTTGTACTCGGATCGAACCATTCCATCACCGTACGCCGATCGGCTTAATGTTAGCATTGAAACGGAAATGTTTCCCCTCGCTTCCGATTCCGCTGGCGCGGTGAATGGCACCACTACCAGCATGCTCATCCAGACGACGTACGATGATCGCGTTGTGCTGCACTTTCCCGAACCGACCAAAGTGAACGGACTGACGGTGGCTTACCGTGTCGAGATGGAAGCCATCAACGGCACCTACCTAAATCGCCGTGGCGAATGTTTCACGAGACTGCAGCACGAACAAAACCACCATCGCTTCACGCTGCTAAACGTAAGCCCCGGAGAGTATTTGGTGCGGGCACAGGCGGTCTCACTCGCTGGGCCTGGGCCGTACAGCGAATGGCTCGTTGTTCGGGTGCTGGAGCCACTTCCCAACACACACGCGAGCGCCAATACGGGTCTGCGTGATGGATTGATTACACTCGCGGTACTGTTCGGGCTTGGTGTGGTTTTGGGGCTGCTTTACCTGTGCCGTCATCGAATTTGTCGTCTGCGCCGTGTGACGGAACGGGACGATAAGATTCCGCTCGCAATCAACGACGGCAATCAGATTAATCTCGACGATGGTTTTGTAAACTGTCCATTGAAGTGA